One stretch of Geoalkalibacter ferrihydriticus DSM 17813 DNA includes these proteins:
- a CDS encoding sodium:solute symporter family protein: MSPVLLGIVVAGYLLILTGLAFKAYRETHTGADYLVAGRSSHPFVMAMSYGATFVSTSAIIGFGGAAAVFGMGLLWLTFLTIFIGIFVAFVFFGRRTRLMGANLNAHTFPEFIGLRFQSRGLQGAVGLLIFATMPLYAAVVLMGGGKFISQVLQVDYQAALLVLTLIVAVYVIMGGLKGVMYTDAFQGSIMFAGMVTLLVFTYYRLGGVTAAHERLTGMKDIAVSMFGAKGHTGWTSFPAFLSEYWLVVVTTIILGVGIGVLAQPQLVVRFMTVKSDRELNRAVLIGGVFILVAVGVAFVVGPLANVFFYYENPATQGQIALLAAGTQVDAIIPLYISQAMPQWFAAIFMVTMISAAMSTLSSQFHTMGTSLGRDLYEGALGRKGNSLRINKAGVFSAIVLSYLVASALPVFFEGGTAIIAHGTAIFFGICAAAFLPMYFGAIYFRGMTRAGAWAGFAAGTLSSLFWIFFVHIKESKSLMLCKALFGVDSLAADTLWVVVDPLVVALPLSILATVLGNLLGEKIPVRHLAHCFRGISRTNRRSPAKATLPIPSGASVVE, from the coding sequence ATGAGCCCTGTTCTGCTTGGTATCGTTGTCGCTGGGTATCTGCTCATTCTGACCGGGTTGGCTTTCAAGGCTTATCGCGAAACGCATACCGGCGCGGACTACCTGGTCGCCGGACGCAGCAGCCATCCTTTTGTCATGGCCATGTCTTATGGCGCCACCTTTGTCAGTACTTCGGCCATCATCGGTTTCGGCGGAGCGGCGGCGGTGTTCGGCATGGGCCTTCTGTGGCTGACCTTTCTTACCATCTTCATCGGCATTTTTGTCGCTTTCGTATTTTTCGGCCGCCGGACGCGCCTCATGGGAGCCAATCTCAATGCGCACACCTTCCCCGAATTCATCGGCCTGCGCTTCCAATCGCGAGGCTTGCAGGGCGCGGTGGGATTGCTGATTTTTGCCACCATGCCCCTCTATGCCGCTGTGGTGCTCATGGGTGGCGGAAAATTCATTTCCCAGGTTCTGCAAGTCGATTATCAGGCCGCGCTGCTGGTGTTGACCCTGATTGTTGCAGTCTATGTCATCATGGGCGGGCTGAAGGGCGTCATGTACACCGACGCCTTCCAGGGCAGCATCATGTTCGCGGGGATGGTTACCCTGCTGGTCTTTACCTATTACCGCCTCGGCGGGGTGACGGCCGCCCACGAGCGCCTTACGGGAATGAAGGATATTGCCGTTTCCATGTTCGGTGCCAAGGGCCACACGGGTTGGACATCCTTTCCCGCCTTTCTTTCCGAATACTGGCTGGTCGTGGTGACCACCATCATCCTCGGCGTCGGCATCGGCGTGTTGGCCCAGCCGCAGTTGGTCGTGCGTTTCATGACGGTTAAAAGCGATCGCGAACTCAACCGCGCGGTGCTCATCGGCGGGGTGTTTATCCTGGTGGCGGTGGGCGTGGCTTTCGTCGTCGGCCCTCTGGCCAACGTCTTTTTTTATTACGAAAATCCAGCGACCCAGGGGCAGATCGCCCTGCTCGCGGCGGGCACCCAGGTTGACGCCATCATTCCTCTTTACATTAGTCAGGCCATGCCACAGTGGTTCGCCGCCATCTTTATGGTGACCATGATCTCAGCGGCCATGAGTACCCTGAGTTCGCAGTTTCATACCATGGGCACGTCTCTTGGTCGCGATCTTTATGAGGGTGCGTTGGGCCGCAAAGGCAACTCCCTGCGGATCAACAAGGCTGGGGTGTTTTCCGCCATTGTTCTGAGCTACCTTGTGGCCTCGGCGCTGCCGGTGTTCTTCGAAGGGGGAACCGCCATCATCGCCCACGGCACGGCCATCTTCTTCGGCATCTGCGCGGCGGCTTTTCTGCCCATGTATTTCGGCGCCATTTATTTTCGCGGCATGACCCGCGCCGGCGCCTGGGCGGGGTTTGCCGCCGGTACCCTGAGCAGTTTGTTCTGGATCTTTTTCGTGCATATCAAGGAATCCAAATCGCTCATGCTGTGCAAGGCGCTTTTCGGTGTCGATTCCCTGGCCGCCGATACTCTGTGGGTGGTGGTCGACCCCCTGGTGGTTGCGCTGCCCCTGTCCATCCTTGCAACAGTACTGGGCAACCTGTTGGGAGAGAAAATACCGGTCCGCCATCTGGCTCACTGCTTTCGTGGTATCTCGCGCACCAATCGCCGCTCGCCCGCCAAAGCCACCCTCCCAATTCCTTCAGGCGCTTCCGTCGTCGAGTAA
- a CDS encoding Fe(3+) ABC transporter substrate-binding protein: protein MTKFRFALSFLLLALFALPWTSLAQAQEVVVYSARNEHLIRPLFEAYTQETGVKVSFLTDKEGPLLQRLKAEGRNTRADLLVTVDAGNLWHAAEEGLLQPVDSAVLAANVPEHLRDPQNQWFGLSLRARTIVYSPERVNPEELSTYAALGEPQWKDRLLLRTSQKVYNQSLVAMLIAERGVEETERIVRSWVDNLAAPPFANDNAVMEAIAAGQGDVGIVNTYYLGRLLKSKPDLPVALFWADQDGSGVHVNVSGAGVTRHARNAEGAIKLLEWLSSEAAQNLFADANMEYPVNPQVTSHPDVAAWGPFKQNPINVSRAGELQTQAIMLMDRAGYR from the coding sequence GTGACCAAGTTTCGTTTTGCTCTATCCTTTCTTTTGCTGGCTCTGTTTGCCTTGCCTTGGACGTCTCTCGCCCAGGCGCAGGAAGTCGTCGTTTATTCGGCGCGCAACGAGCATCTCATTCGCCCGCTTTTCGAAGCCTATACCCAGGAAACGGGAGTCAAGGTCAGTTTCCTCACGGACAAAGAAGGCCCCCTTCTGCAGCGCCTCAAGGCGGAGGGACGCAACACCCGCGCAGATTTGCTGGTGACCGTTGATGCCGGCAACCTCTGGCATGCGGCCGAGGAAGGCTTGTTGCAGCCAGTTGATTCGGCTGTTTTGGCGGCCAACGTGCCCGAGCATCTGCGTGATCCGCAAAACCAGTGGTTTGGCCTGTCCCTGCGGGCGCGCACCATCGTCTACAGCCCTGAGCGCGTCAATCCGGAGGAGCTTTCCACCTATGCGGCACTCGGTGAGCCCCAGTGGAAAGATCGTCTCTTGCTGCGCACCTCGCAGAAAGTATACAATCAGTCGCTGGTCGCCATGCTCATCGCCGAGCGCGGCGTAGAAGAAACCGAGCGAATCGTACGTTCCTGGGTGGATAACCTGGCGGCCCCGCCCTTTGCCAATGATAACGCAGTGATGGAAGCCATCGCCGCGGGTCAGGGCGATGTCGGCATCGTCAACACCTACTATCTCGGTCGGCTGCTCAAAAGCAAGCCTGATCTGCCGGTGGCACTGTTCTGGGCCGACCAGGACGGCAGCGGCGTGCACGTCAATGTTTCCGGGGCCGGCGTCACCCGCCATGCCCGCAATGCGGAAGGCGCAATCAAACTTCTTGAGTGGCTCTCATCCGAAGCGGCGCAGAATCTTTTCGCCGATGCCAATATGGAATATCCGGTCAATCCGCAGGTAACCTCCCATCCGGACGTGGCTGCCTGGGGCCCTTTTAAGCAGAATCCGATCAATGTGTCCCGTGCCGGCGAACTCCAGACCCAGGCTATCATGCTCATGGACCGTGCCGGTTATCGTTAG
- a CDS encoding ABC transporter ATP-binding protein, whose product MSQTVLELNGISQAYGSQLVVDNLFLRLEKGRIGCLLGASGCGKTTVLRTISGFESVLTGDIRLNGRIVSSPSLTLPPAKRGIGMVFQDYALFPHLRIFDNVAFGLRGLSRAEKIVRVHELLELVGLKQEQHKYPHEISGGQQQRVALARALAPRPDLLLLDEPFSNLDVTLRERLSLEVRDILKAYGATALFVTHNQQEAFAVADEIGVMSAGRMLQWAGAHELYHQPADTFVARFVGEGVLLPGVVRARGEVETGLGVLKGDFKEDFGGGAAVSVLVRPEDLVHDDDWPVKAEVVRRNFRGASILYTLRLSSGDLVQAQVPSHCNHVIGERIGIRSDVRHLVVFPRT is encoded by the coding sequence ATGAGCCAGACTGTTCTCGAACTCAACGGTATCAGCCAGGCCTACGGCAGCCAACTGGTGGTCGACAATCTTTTTCTGCGTTTGGAAAAGGGCCGCATCGGTTGTCTGCTCGGCGCCAGCGGTTGTGGCAAGACCACGGTGCTGCGCACCATTTCGGGATTTGAAAGTGTGCTGACCGGGGATATTCGCCTCAACGGCCGCATCGTGAGCAGTCCCTCGCTCACCCTGCCGCCCGCCAAACGCGGCATCGGCATGGTTTTTCAAGACTACGCCCTCTTTCCTCACCTGAGGATTTTCGACAATGTAGCCTTCGGACTGCGCGGTCTCAGCCGCGCGGAAAAGATCGTGCGTGTCCATGAGTTGCTTGAACTGGTCGGGCTTAAGCAGGAGCAGCACAAGTATCCCCACGAAATTTCCGGTGGTCAGCAGCAGCGCGTGGCGCTTGCTCGGGCACTGGCTCCGCGCCCCGATCTGCTGCTCCTTGATGAACCCTTTTCCAATCTCGATGTGACTCTGCGTGAGCGCCTTTCCCTGGAAGTCCGCGATATCCTCAAGGCCTACGGCGCCACCGCGCTGTTTGTTACGCATAATCAGCAAGAAGCCTTTGCTGTGGCCGATGAGATCGGGGTGATGTCCGCGGGGCGCATGCTGCAATGGGCCGGTGCCCATGAATTATACCACCAACCTGCGGATACCTTTGTCGCGCGTTTTGTCGGCGAGGGTGTGCTGCTGCCGGGGGTGGTGCGCGCGCGGGGTGAGGTGGAGACGGGCCTTGGTGTTTTAAAGGGCGATTTCAAAGAAGACTTTGGCGGGGGGGCCGCGGTGAGTGTTCTGGTGCGACCCGAAGACTTGGTGCATGACGATGACTGGCCGGTCAAGGCCGAGGTCGTGCGGCGTAATTTCCGTGGAGCCAGCATTCTTTACACCCTGCGCCTTTCAAGCGGAGATCTGGTGCAGGCTCAGGTTCCCAGCCACTGCAATCACGTCATCGGCGAGCGCATCGGCATCCGCTCCGATGTGCGCCATCTGGTGGTTTTCCCCCGCACCTGA
- a CDS encoding multiheme c-type cytochrome, protein MKRFVLSVMAALPFMLFAGCGWSNASSHTAPAEAEKVAEAVAEKSGKDQIFEPGSFENPQVCAGCHSDIYEQWAHSMHANAWENKWYQPDYMMANEETDGLTEMLCGPCHAPIAARTGLLPPADGSKFDATSRRGISCDFCHTVTGVAEMANMGHISEPGNTKRGPRGDGESLYHEVAFSEIHTKADFCGSCHMVIHPITGVHIIDTWEDWKNNEYGKQNITCQNCHMTPTPGVGQNPGRSAGMGAQRDNIAFHTFTGGSSYIQDALGNEKQAEMAREFLRAAAEVKLSEKVADDGTLELTVDVHNVGAGHKIPTGTTYIRKLWLQVEVMDGNGKVVYSSGHIDDKNNVDPDAVFFRLLFLDAEGNLTGKSWRAHAIGYDRRIPAKGKDSETYSIKLPGKGEYTVNTRLMYRSFTQATLDEIHERTGDSLPPVTSVEMAAAQTRVKF, encoded by the coding sequence ATGAAACGTTTTGTTCTCTCTGTTATGGCAGCACTGCCCTTTATGTTGTTTGCGGGGTGCGGTTGGTCCAACGCCTCAAGTCACACGGCCCCAGCGGAGGCTGAGAAAGTGGCTGAGGCCGTCGCGGAAAAATCGGGGAAAGACCAGATTTTCGAGCCGGGTTCTTTTGAGAATCCGCAGGTGTGCGCGGGTTGTCACAGCGACATCTATGAGCAGTGGGCGCACTCCATGCATGCCAATGCCTGGGAAAACAAATGGTATCAGCCCGATTACATGATGGCTAATGAAGAAACCGACGGTCTCACCGAAATGCTATGCGGTCCCTGCCACGCGCCCATCGCCGCGCGCACCGGCCTGCTGCCGCCCGCCGACGGCAGCAAGTTCGACGCGACGTCGCGCCGGGGCATTTCCTGCGATTTCTGCCACACAGTTACCGGCGTGGCGGAGATGGCCAATATGGGTCACATCTCCGAGCCGGGCAACACCAAGCGCGGACCGCGCGGTGACGGCGAATCCCTCTATCACGAGGTGGCTTTCTCAGAGATCCACACCAAGGCCGATTTCTGCGGGTCCTGCCACATGGTTATCCATCCCATCACAGGCGTACACATCATCGACACCTGGGAGGACTGGAAGAACAACGAATACGGCAAGCAGAACATCACCTGCCAGAATTGCCACATGACCCCGACCCCCGGAGTCGGTCAGAACCCCGGACGTTCCGCCGGCATGGGCGCACAGCGTGACAACATTGCTTTCCACACGTTCACCGGCGGCAGCTCCTATATTCAGGATGCCTTGGGCAACGAAAAACAAGCTGAAATGGCTCGCGAATTCCTGCGCGCCGCCGCTGAGGTCAAGCTCTCCGAAAAGGTCGCCGATGACGGCACCCTTGAGTTGACCGTCGATGTGCATAATGTGGGCGCCGGGCATAAGATTCCCACCGGGACGACCTACATCCGCAAACTGTGGCTGCAAGTGGAAGTTATGGACGGCAACGGCAAGGTGGTTTACAGCTCGGGGCACATCGATGACAAGAACAATGTCGATCCCGATGCGGTTTTCTTCCGTCTGCTGTTCCTCGACGCCGAGGGCAATCTGACCGGCAAGAGCTGGCGCGCGCACGCCATCGGTTATGATCGCCGCATCCCGGCCAAGGGCAAGGACAGCGAAACCTACAGCATCAAATTGCCCGGCAAGGGTGAGTACACGGTCAATACGCGTCTGATGTACCGCTCCTTCACCCAGGCCACCCTGGATGAAATCCACGAGCGTACCGGTGATTCCCTGCCGCCGGTGACCAGCGTCGAAATGGCCGCGGCACAGACCAGGGTTAAATTTTAG
- the nspC gene encoding carboxynorspermidine decarboxylase, producing the protein MDQVCSKKTDLSAVRTPAFVVFEEALEHNLAILQKVMDQSEAHILLALKAFAMHHCFPLLRQTLKGTCASGPHEARLGREFFGGEVHGFAAGYSEEDIREMAPVCDHLVFNSIGQWRRFGGLARTLNSKLDFGLRCNPEHVETEVAIYDPCGPGSRLGIIADELDETALDGISGLHFHTLCQMGADALERTLTAFEDKFGRYLERMSWVNFGGGHHISRPDYDVAHLIRIIKGFKARYPHLSVYLEPGEAVALNAGAFVASVLDITRNHDVTNVILDTSATCHMPDVLEMPYRPNIIGAANPREKAHTYRLGGISCLAGDVIGEYSFDRPLQVGDRLIFLDMAIYSMVKTNTFNGVKLPSIYYARKDDGIELVRKFGYEDFKNRLS; encoded by the coding sequence ATGGACCAAGTCTGCTCAAAAAAAACCGATCTGAGCGCCGTCAGAACTCCCGCATTTGTTGTTTTTGAAGAAGCCCTGGAGCACAATCTGGCCATTCTGCAGAAGGTCATGGACCAGAGCGAAGCACACATCCTGCTGGCCCTCAAAGCATTTGCCATGCACCATTGTTTCCCCTTGCTGCGGCAAACTCTCAAAGGCACCTGCGCCAGCGGTCCTCATGAGGCGCGCCTTGGACGGGAATTTTTCGGTGGCGAGGTTCACGGATTTGCCGCAGGCTACAGCGAGGAAGATATTCGCGAGATGGCGCCGGTGTGCGACCATCTGGTGTTTAATTCAATTGGTCAGTGGCGCCGCTTTGGAGGCCTGGCCCGCACACTGAATTCCAAGCTTGACTTCGGCTTGCGCTGCAACCCTGAGCACGTGGAAACGGAAGTGGCCATCTATGACCCCTGCGGCCCCGGTTCGCGCCTGGGCATCATTGCAGATGAGCTCGACGAAACGGCGCTGGATGGCATCAGCGGCCTGCACTTCCACACCCTGTGCCAAATGGGGGCCGACGCCTTGGAACGCACCTTGACGGCGTTTGAGGATAAATTTGGCCGGTACCTGGAGCGCATGTCCTGGGTCAACTTCGGCGGTGGCCACCACATCTCGCGCCCCGACTACGATGTGGCGCACCTGATCCGCATCATCAAGGGTTTCAAGGCGCGCTACCCGCATTTGAGCGTCTATCTCGAACCCGGCGAAGCGGTAGCCCTGAATGCCGGGGCATTTGTTGCAAGTGTGCTCGACATCACTCGCAACCACGACGTCACCAACGTCATCCTCGACACCTCGGCCACTTGCCATATGCCCGATGTGCTGGAAATGCCCTACCGCCCGAACATCATCGGCGCCGCAAACCCAAGAGAAAAAGCCCACACCTATCGTTTGGGCGGGATCAGCTGCCTGGCAGGTGATGTGATCGGCGAGTATTCCTTCGATCGGCCCCTGCAGGTCGGTGATCGCCTGATCTTCCTCGACATGGCCATTTACTCCATGGTCAAAACCAATACCTTCAACGGTGTCAAGCTGCCCTCCATTTATTATGCCCGCAAAGATGACGGCATCGAACTGGTCAGAAAGTTCGGCTACGAGGACTTCAAAAACCGTCTGTCCTAA
- a CDS encoding saccharopine dehydrogenase family protein: MGKVLIIGAGGVSQVTTWKCAMLPEVFEEICLASRTKAKCDKIAQMLPRPIRTAQLDADNVEETVALIKDFKPDLVVNLALPYQDLSIMDACLATGVDYLDTANYEPPDTAKFEYSWQWAYHDRFKDKGIMALLGSGFDPGVTSVMTMHALKHHFDEIHTIDIIDCNAGSHGMPFATNFNPEINIREVTAKGRYWENGQWVETEPLSVKREFELPENLGTMNIYLMYHEELESLAKFVPGLKRARFWMSFSDNYLKHLEVLQNVGMTGIEPVNFNGQEIIPLQFLKALLPDPASLGPLTKGHTCIGVMVEGVKDGKARKYYIYNICDHEACYAEVKSQAISYTTGVPAMIGAKMLLTGVWRGQGVFNIEQFDPDPFMDDLNRFGLPWKEEFMEGFDD, encoded by the coding sequence ATGGGAAAAGTATTGATTATCGGTGCGGGCGGCGTCAGCCAGGTAACGACCTGGAAATGCGCCATGCTGCCCGAAGTTTTTGAGGAAATTTGTCTGGCCAGCCGCACCAAGGCCAAATGCGACAAAATCGCCCAGATGCTGCCGCGCCCTATTCGCACCGCTCAACTCGATGCGGACAACGTCGAGGAAACGGTAGCCCTCATCAAGGATTTTAAACCTGACCTGGTGGTTAATCTGGCCCTGCCCTATCAGGATCTCAGCATCATGGATGCCTGCCTGGCCACCGGCGTCGATTATCTGGATACGGCCAATTATGAACCGCCGGATACGGCCAAGTTCGAATACAGCTGGCAGTGGGCCTACCATGACCGTTTCAAGGACAAAGGCATCATGGCCCTGCTGGGCAGCGGCTTCGATCCCGGTGTGACCAGCGTCATGACCATGCATGCCCTCAAGCATCATTTCGATGAAATCCACACCATCGACATCATTGACTGCAATGCCGGAAGCCACGGAATGCCCTTTGCCACCAACTTCAACCCGGAAATCAACATCCGCGAAGTGACCGCCAAGGGACGCTACTGGGAAAACGGCCAATGGGTCGAAACTGAACCGCTCTCCGTTAAGCGGGAATTTGAATTACCCGAAAACCTCGGGACCATGAACATCTATCTGATGTATCATGAGGAGCTTGAATCCTTGGCCAAGTTCGTTCCGGGACTCAAGCGCGCGCGCTTCTGGATGAGCTTCTCCGATAATTACCTCAAGCATCTCGAAGTCCTGCAGAATGTCGGGATGACAGGTATCGAGCCGGTCAATTTCAACGGCCAGGAAATCATCCCTTTGCAGTTTCTCAAGGCGCTACTCCCCGATCCGGCCTCTCTGGGCCCGCTGACCAAAGGCCACACCTGCATCGGCGTCATGGTCGAGGGCGTCAAGGATGGCAAAGCGCGAAAATATTACATCTACAATATCTGCGATCATGAGGCCTGCTATGCCGAGGTCAAATCCCAAGCCATTTCCTACACGACCGGGGTGCCGGCCATGATCGGCGCGAAAATGCTGCTGACCGGGGTGTGGCGCGGTCAGGGGGTATTCAACATCGAACAGTTCGATCCCGATCCCTTCATGGACGACCTGAACCGCTTCGGCCTGCCCTGGAAAGAGGAGTTCATGGAAGGCTTTGACGACTGA
- a CDS encoding cold-shock protein encodes MAEGTVKWFNDAKGFGFIEQDNGPDVFVHFSAIDGSGFKSLVEGDRVSFEVVQGQKGPQSANVRKI; translated from the coding sequence ATGGCTGAAGGTACAGTAAAGTGGTTTAACGACGCCAAGGGTTTTGGATTCATCGAGCAGGACAATGGACCGGACGTATTCGTTCATTTCTCCGCTATTGACGGGTCGGGTTTCAAATCCCTGGTTGAGGGAGACCGCGTGTCCTTTGAGGTGGTTCAGGGCCAAAAAGGTCCTCAATCCGCCAACGTGCGCAAAATCTAA
- a CDS encoding serine/threonine protein kinase codes for MSNDQHPFQSLTPNFIMDAVESRGFRCDCRTLTLNSYENRVYQIGIEESEPLIAKFYRPGRWSDAQIIEEHEFCLELCDHELPVVAPLVDSGGATLFHYGGFRFALYPRRGGHAPEFDHGDNLLIMGRLLGRLHRIGATRPFVHRPRLDLDTFGRASVEVISENFIPPDYRDNYLALTTDLLQSLDEILDAAAPRYIRVHGDCHAGNILWRDAAPHLVDLDDARMAPAVQDIWMMLSGKRSRQNAQLAEIIEGYNEFFDFSPGELRLIEVLRSLRMLHFSAWLARRWDDPTFPHHFSWFNTPRYWGEHILELREQIAALREPPLQLV; via the coding sequence ATGAGCAATGATCAGCACCCTTTTCAATCCCTGACTCCGAATTTCATTATGGACGCGGTGGAGAGCCGCGGATTTCGCTGCGATTGCCGCACCCTGACGCTCAACAGTTATGAAAACCGCGTTTATCAGATCGGCATCGAGGAGAGCGAACCCCTCATCGCCAAATTTTACCGGCCCGGCCGCTGGAGCGATGCGCAGATCATCGAGGAGCATGAATTCTGCCTGGAACTGTGCGACCATGAGTTGCCCGTGGTGGCCCCTCTGGTCGATTCCGGCGGAGCCACCCTTTTTCATTATGGCGGATTTCGATTCGCGCTCTATCCGCGTCGAGGCGGGCATGCGCCCGAATTCGACCACGGCGACAACCTGCTGATCATGGGCCGACTTCTGGGGCGTCTGCACCGCATCGGCGCGACCCGCCCTTTTGTGCACCGTCCGCGCCTGGACCTGGACACCTTTGGTCGCGCAAGCGTTGAGGTCATCAGCGAGAACTTCATCCCTCCCGACTATCGGGACAATTACCTCGCCCTCACCACCGACCTGCTGCAAAGCCTCGACGAGATCCTGGACGCAGCCGCTCCCCGCTATATCCGCGTTCACGGCGACTGCCACGCCGGCAACATTCTCTGGCGCGACGCCGCTCCTCATCTGGTGGATCTTGATGATGCGCGCATGGCGCCGGCAGTTCAGGATATCTGGATGATGCTTTCCGGAAAGCGCTCGCGACAAAATGCCCAGCTTGCCGAAATCATCGAAGGCTACAACGAATTTTTCGATTTTTCACCTGGGGAATTGCGTCTAATCGAAGTGTTGCGCAGCCTGCGCATGCTGCATTTCAGCGCCTGGCTCGCCCGCCGATGGGATGACCCCACATTCCCGCACCATTTTTCCTGGTTCAACACCCCGCGCTACTGGGGAGAACACATCCTGGAACTGCGTGAGCAGATCGCGGCCCTACGGGAACCGCCCCTGCAACTGGTCTGA
- a CDS encoding LysM peptidoglycan-binding domain-containing protein has protein sequence MALKKALVLAVLLLTAGMATAAEESRIYVIKKGDTLWGISERFIKDPFYWPNLWATNPYIRNPHFIYPGQKLRIFPDRIEFVTAETEPAQIVEPAPEVEAPPVVRESITVKAFGGDGYIDSLVSSVGTLVDATDNRIMMGTGDRVFVELTDPGRVAPGDRFTLFHLGERVRHPQTNEYIGYLVSDLGTIQISEIHPQVASAQIIEAHREILRGALLRPYQPPRREVELKEAVAPLAGTLIGSTEKNLALGQNMVAYIDLGSEDGLEAGNLMIISRPRKATEIARQNRGPWAESLELPEIVLGAGVVIETRSRTASLLIVKSVDAINRGDRVHAEMR, from the coding sequence ATGGCTCTCAAGAAAGCCCTGGTTCTTGCAGTTCTGCTGCTGACCGCCGGCATGGCCACAGCCGCGGAAGAATCGCGAATTTATGTCATCAAAAAAGGTGATACCCTCTGGGGGATATCCGAACGCTTCATCAAAGATCCCTTCTACTGGCCGAACCTGTGGGCGACCAATCCCTATATCCGCAACCCGCATTTCATCTATCCGGGACAAAAGCTGCGGATTTTTCCAGATCGCATTGAGTTTGTCACCGCCGAGACGGAACCGGCACAAATTGTCGAACCCGCGCCCGAGGTCGAGGCGCCACCAGTGGTGCGCGAAAGCATCACCGTTAAAGCCTTCGGCGGGGATGGCTATATCGATTCCCTGGTCAGCAGCGTCGGCACTCTGGTCGATGCCACCGACAACCGCATCATGATGGGGACCGGTGATCGGGTCTTTGTTGAACTGACCGACCCGGGCCGCGTCGCGCCTGGAGACCGCTTTACGCTTTTTCATCTGGGCGAGCGGGTTCGCCACCCGCAAACGAATGAGTACATCGGCTACCTGGTCAGTGATCTTGGCACTATTCAGATCAGCGAAATTCATCCCCAAGTCGCTTCGGCACAGATTATCGAGGCCCACCGTGAAATTTTGCGCGGCGCCTTGTTGCGTCCCTACCAGCCGCCGCGCCGCGAGGTGGAACTCAAAGAAGCCGTTGCGCCCCTGGCCGGCACCCTCATCGGAAGCACCGAGAAAAACCTGGCCTTGGGACAAAACATGGTGGCCTATATTGACCTCGGGTCGGAGGACGGCCTTGAAGCCGGCAATCTGATGATCATATCCCGGCCGCGCAAGGCAACGGAAATCGCCCGTCAGAACCGTGGCCCCTGGGCGGAGTCTCTGGAATTGCCCGAAATTGTCCTCGGCGCAGGCGTGGTTATCGAAACGCGTTCTCGCACAGCTTCGCTGCTCATTGTCAAAAGCGTCGACGCCATCAACCGCGGTGACCGCGTTCATGCGGAGATGCGCTGA
- the ybgF gene encoding tol-pal system protein YbgF: MPNIFLAGFVLILVAAMSGCAVPGPQSPTALSPQDLSRIEQRQQQFDAQLSALRSEFADLQSQVHSQQAQLQALRDRPGTEMDTHAGQITARTQPLTPPLPPRAPSPAPSSATDTYLRAFSDYASGRYSQAIAGFERFLESFPDNEYAANAQFWIGECYYQQQQYEQAAVEFLTMAENHSQSGRTPDALYKAASAYQKLGRDNQARQILDLLRQRYPRSAAAQKDLEL, from the coding sequence GTGCCGAACATATTTCTGGCAGGCTTTGTCCTGATTCTGGTAGCGGCCATGAGTGGCTGTGCGGTTCCCGGCCCACAGTCACCCACCGCCCTGTCCCCGCAGGATCTTTCTCGCATCGAACAGCGTCAGCAGCAATTTGACGCCCAGCTTTCCGCGCTACGCAGCGAGTTTGCGGATCTGCAATCCCAGGTCCACTCTCAGCAAGCTCAACTTCAAGCCCTGCGAGACCGGCCAGGAACAGAAATGGACACCCACGCCGGTCAAATCACCGCGCGGACCCAGCCATTAACCCCGCCGCTGCCGCCCAGAGCGCCAAGTCCGGCACCCTCATCGGCCACCGACACCTATCTGCGCGCTTTTTCCGATTATGCTTCAGGCCGCTATTCACAGGCGATTGCAGGCTTTGAACGTTTCCTCGAAAGCTTTCCCGATAATGAATATGCAGCCAACGCGCAATTTTGGATCGGAGAATGCTATTACCAACAGCAGCAATACGAACAAGCAGCCGTCGAATTTCTGACCATGGCTGAGAACCACTCTCAGTCAGGGCGAACTCCCGACGCTTTATACAAGGCAGCTTCAGCGTACCAGAAGCTCGGGCGTGACAATCAAGCGCGCCAGATTCTCGATCTGCTGCGCCAGCGCTATCCGCGCAGCGCGGCCGCCCAGAAAGACCTGGAACTCTGA